The Ramlibacter sp. PS4R-6 nucleotide sequence GTCGACGCGCAGGTGGCCGATACCTTCTTCCGCCCCGGCGAGTTCGTGAACGCGGGCCAGCCCGTGGTGTCCCTGCTGCCCGCGGCCAACGTGAAAGCGCGCTTCTACGTGCCCGAGCCGCAGTTGCCGCAAGTCGCGCTGGGCAAGGAGGTGCGGCTGCGCTGCGACGGCTGCGGCGCGCCCATTGCCGCGCGCATCACGTTCATCTCCACCAAGCCCGAGTTCACGCCGCCGGTGATCTACTCGAACGAGCAGCGCGCCAAGCTGGTGTTCCTGGTGGAGGCGAAGCCCGCGCCGCAGGACGCCGCAAAGCTGCGGCCCGGCCAGCCGCTGTCGGTCGTCCTGCCATGAGCGATCTCGCGATCGACGTGCGCGGGCTGACCAAGAAGTACGGCACGCGCACGGTGGTCGACCACGTCGACCTGCAGGTGCGCGCCGGCACCATCTGCGGCTTCCTCGGCCCCAACGGCAGCGGCAAGACGACCACCATCCGCATGCTGTGCGGCCTGCTCAAGCCCGATGCGGGCGAGGGCACGTGCCTCGGGCTGGACATCATCCGCGACGCGCGGCAGATCAAGCGCCAGGCCGGCTACATGACGCAGAAGTTCGGCTGGTACGAGGACCTGTCGATCCGCGAGAACCTGGACTTCATCGCGCGCCTGTTCGAGGTGCCGGATCGCACGAAGGCCGTCGACGCCGCGCTCAACCGGCTGGGCCTCGTCGAGCGTCAGGACCAGCTGGCCGGCGCGTTGTCGGGCGGGTGGAAGCAGCGCCTCGCACTCGCGGGCTGCCTGATCCACGCACCAAAGCTGCTGCTGCTGGACGAACCCACGGCGGGCGTCGACCCCAAGGCGCGGCGTGAGTTCTGGGACCACATCCACCAGCTCGCGCACGAGGACGGCATGACGGTGCTGGTGTCGACGCACTACATGGACGAGGCGCAGCGCTGCGACGAGCTGGTGTACATCGCCTACGGCCACGTGCTCGCGCGCGGCAACGAACAGGAAGTGCTGCGGCAGGCGGGCGTGACGGACGGCAACCTGGAGGACGCCTTCATCGCCCTCATCGCCCGCGCGCACGACAACTTCGCGGCGGAGGCGCCGTGACGCGCTTTTCCTTCGCGCGCATGGCGGCGGTGTTCCTCAAGGAATTCCAGCAGATGATGCGCGACCGCCTGACCTTCGCCATGGCGGTGGGCGTGCCCATCCTGCAGCTGGTGCTGTTCGGCTACGCGATCAACACCGACCCCAAGGGCCTGCCCACCGCGCTGGTCGCCGCCGACAGCGGCCCGATGGCGGCCAGCGTCGTCGCGACGCTGCAGAACACCGGCTACTTCCGCATCGTGCACGCGGGCGTCGACGAAGGCGAGGCGGAGCGCATGCTGGAAGAAGGGCGCGTGCAGTTCCTCGTGGTGATCCCGCCGCAGTTCTCGCGCCGCATCGTGCGCGGCGAGCGCCCGCAGATGCTGGTGGCCGTCGATGCGACCGACCCGTCGGCGTCGGGCAATGCGCTGGCCGCGCTCGCGGCGGCGACGGACCGCGCGCTGGAGCGCCAGCTCACCGGCCCGCTGCAGCGCCTCGCGGAAAAGCCCGGGCCCTTCGAAGTCGTCGTGCACAAGCGCTACAACCCCGAGGGCCTGTCGCGCTACAACATCGTGCCGGGGCTGATCGGCACCATCCTCACCATGACGATGGTGATGCTCACGGGCCTGGCGATGACCCGGGAGCGCGAACGCGGCACGCTCGAGAACCTGCTGGCCACGCCGGTGCGGCCGTCGGAGGTGATGGTGGGCAAGATCCTGCCGTACGTCGTGCTCGGCTACGTGCAGCTGGGCGTGATCCTCGGCGCGGCCGCGCTGCTCTTCCACGTGCCGCTGGAAGGCAGCTTCGTGCTGCTGATGGCGATGATCGGCGTGTTCATCGTGGCCAACCTGGGCGTTGGCTTCACCTTCTCCACGCTCGCGCGCAACCAGCTGCAGGCCATGCAGATGACGTTCTTCTTCTTCCTGCCGAGCATGCTGCTGTCCGGGTTCATGTTCCCGTTCCGCGGCATGCCCGAGTGGGCGCAGGCGCTGGGCGAGGTGCTCCCGCTCACGCACTTCCTGCGCATCGTGCGCGGCATCATGCTCAAGGGCAACTCGCTGGTGGAGCTGTGGCCCGAGCTGTGGCCCATGGTGCTCTTCATGGCGGTGGCCGCCGCCGTAGCGCTCAAGCGTTACCGGCAAACCCTGGATTGAGCGCGTTGTAGTCGCGCTCCGACGGCGCTTGTAGTCGCGCGCCGCGAGTTCCGCTCTTTGGAGCTAGCGTCACGCCACGGCGCAACCTCTGCATTCGATACTGCCGCGGCTGCCAGCTCGGGCGGCATTCACGGGGTATCGCATGAAATTGAGGCGGCGGGATTTCAACAAGGCCACGGCGAGCGCGATCGCGGTGGCGGTCACGGGTTGCGGCGGCGGCGGCGGCGGGGGCGAAGCGCCCGCGCCGGTTGCGGCCGGGCCGGCGCCCGCGCCGGCACCTGCACCGGCTCCCGCGCCGGCACCCGCCCCGGGCCCTGCGCCCGCACCGGCGCCCGTTCCCGCACCCGCGCCGGCCCCCACGCCTGCGCCGGCTCCTGCTCCCACGCCCGCGCCGCCCGGTGCGCTGCGCATGGGTGCCAACCTCGCGGGCATGCAGGCCGCGATGGGCAACCTGCGCTACGGCCAGGGCACGCAGGTGAACATCGACTGGGCCGTGCCGCGCCGCGCCGACGTGCAATGGCTCGCGGCCAACGGCTACAACATGAACCGCCTGCCGATCCAGTGGGAGATGCTGCAGCCGGTGCTGTTCGACACCAACATCAACACGGCGACGCGCGCCATCGTCGGCAACCCCGGCGAATTCAACGCCACCTACCAGTCGTACATCACGAGCGTGCTCGATGCGCATGCGCAGGCCGGCATCAAGTGCTGGATCGACCTGCACAACTACTGCCGCTACGTCGACTTCGTGTACCAGGCCGACGGCTCCGTGCGCGGGCTCGTGCGTCCGTCGGTGGCCGGCATCTACCCGTACACCAGCGACTCCTCGCAGGTCATCACCCGCATCATGGCCACCGCGCCCGGCGCGACGCTGCGCCCCGCGCACTTCACCGACTTCTGGACGCGCGCCGCGCGCCTGTGGAAGGACCACCCGGGCTTCGGCGGCTACGGCCTGATCAACGAGCCGTACAACATGCCCTCGCCGGGCAGCACCGTCGAAAGCGGCGCCGACGGCGTGCAGGACCTGAACATCTGGCCGACGTTCGCCAAGGCCGCGATCGACGCGATCCGCGCCATCGACCCGGCGACGCCGATCTACCTGGACAGCAACTACTGGAGCGCCGCCTTCACGCTGGGCACCAACAACCCGGCGTGGCCGATCCAGGGCACGAACATCATCTACGACGTGCACATGTACCTCGACGCGTTCTCCACGGGGCAGCGCTTCGACTACGACGTGGAGCTGTCGCGCGGCGCCAGCGTGGGCGTGGGCAACGTGCCGATCAACGCCGACACCGGCTGGCTGCGCCTGAAGAGCGCGGTGGACTTCGCCGCGCCGCGCGGCATGAAGCTCGCGCTGGGCGAGACGGGCATGCCGATCGACGACCCGCGCTGGCAGGAGATGTTCCAGCGCCTCACCGACTACGCACGCAGCAACGGCGTGGAGATCTACCCGTGGAACGGCGGCAGCCACTGGCCGCTGCACAACAGCCCCATGCACTTCGTGCCCGGCTGGCACCAGAACCGCACCATCGAACCGGCGGCGTCCGGCGTGCTCAAGCGCACGGCCAACGTGCGCAGCGCCACGGTGTTCGACGACGGCCCGGGCTACGCGCTGGCCGGCACGCCGGTGACGATCACCGTCTATGCGCGCGGCTATGTCGCGAGCCCCGTGACCGTATCCATCAGCTCCAACAACGGCGGCACGCTCAGCGCCTCCAGCATCACGCTGCCGGCCGGCGCGAACCCGCAGGCCACCTACACCTTCACGCCGGCGGCCGACCGCATCACCACGCTGTCGTACGCCGTGTCCGGCGGGCTCAATGCGCCGCCGCCGCGCAAGGTGTATTCGCTGGCCGACCCGGTGGCCTATTCGGCCACCAACCTCGCCGAAGCGGCGCGCGCCATCGTCGCCAAGTACGCGGCGTGCAAGTGGGAGATGGCCGACGGCTACACCGACTACCTCGGCGGCGGCTCGCTCGCGCAGGCCGGCCAGCCGGTGCGCGCCATCGCCGACTCGGGCTGGGGCTCCAGCGCCGGCAACGCGATGGAGATGCTCAACTGGATGAACACCGACAGCGCGTCGCTCGCCAACATGCCGCCCGCCGTGATGCGCGTGATCAACGGCAAGCGCGCGACCGACCACACGGGCTGGGCGACGTCGGGCTTCTGGTGCCGCAAGAGCGCCCCCATCGACGTGATGCAGCCCAACCCGAAGAACGTGGTGCCTTACACGGTGGGCGACGCGCACTTCGTGCTGGCGGCGGTGAGCCTCAACGCGCCGCAGGACGGCCTGGTGTTCCAGGCGTCCAACGCCTACACGCGCGCCGCCTCGCAGCTGATGATCGCCGGGGGCCGCCCGCGCGCCACCTTGACCGACTACTCGGGCAACACCGTCACGCTCACCGCCAACAACGCGCTCGCGGCCGGCGCGCCGTCGGTGCTCACCTTCGCCAGCAACGTCGGTGCGCAGCGCCTGCGCGTCGATTCGGCGCCCGCCGCGACGGGCTCGACGCTGATCGAGCGCAGCGCGTTCGACCAGATGATGATCGGCTGGGGCTTCTCCATGTTCTATCCGCAGCAGGGCTTCGGCGGGAACGTCTTCGGCGTGATCACCGGCCGCGGTGCGCCCAGCGACGCGGAACTGCAGGTGATGGAGCGCTATCTGATGAGCATGGCGGGCTGACGCCGGCGCGCCCGATTTGTAACCGGATCGCGACACGGGCGCCCCGCGGGGCGCCCGTTTTACGTGGTTTCGTGCAGTAGTTCACGGGCAATACGCATCGAAAGCGGTCCGAGGGCGTCGCTACTCGTTACTATCTGTATCAGTGAGGTTACAAACAAGATGAGCGTTCCGGTCATGCGCATGGGTCTCGTCGGCTTCGCCGACGAGCGGCAGCTGCGCAACCTGCTCAAGACGCGCAACCTCAACCTGCAGTGGGAGCGCTGGCCGTTCATGGAGGCCGACGCCTTGTGGATCAACGGCGAGAACGCGCAGCCCCAGCGCGGCAACATGGTCCGCATCCCCTCGGCCGAGCCGGGCAAGCCGGCGACGCTCATGAACCTGAAGGAGATGGACCGGCCGACGGCGTTCACGCTGCCGTTCAACAACGGCTACTTCACGCCGCCGCTGGCCTTCGACCCGCACAAGGTCGACCAGGTGGCCGACGTCTTCAACCAGTTCGAGGCGCAGCTGCTTGACACGGCCGTGGACCTCACGCTCGCCTCAGCGATTGCCGACCGCCGCCACGACCTGGCGTCGCCCTACTACCACCTGAACGCGCACGGCAAGCTGGTCGCCATCGTCGGCGTGACGGGCGATCTGGGTTTCGCGCCCGACGCGACGCCGCACGAAGTCGCCGAAGCCGACTGGGCGGCCCGCCCGCCCGCGGCCAGCACGGTGCCGTCGCACTTCCGCCGCACGACGATCGCGCACGTGATGTGGAACTACGTGATGCGCAATGGCGGCGAGCTGCTGCCTTCCCGCTATCGCACCGCGACCATCTACTGGCGCCGCATGCCCAACGTGCCGCAGCGCATGGTGCGCGAGGAGCACCTGCTGCTCATCTCGGCGCTGTCCACCGGCCCGCACACGATCGAATCGCTGGTGGCCACCACCGGCCTGAGCGAAGCCGCGGTGTCGCAGGCGCTGGCCGCTCTGTACTTCGGCGGCAGCCTCACGACCGACCCGGCCAAGGCCGGGCCGGCGCGGCCCGCGAAAGGCGCCGCGGCGCAGGAAGACTGGCCCAGCAGCATGACCAGCACGTTCCAGCCGCCCACGACGCCGGCGCCGTCGCGCCCGCGGCGGCCGCAGTTCGACATGCCCACGGTGCCGCAACCGCTGGAGCCCGGCTCGAAACACTGATCGCATTCGCAACAACAACAAGACTCGGAGCAAGGCAAGGATGCAGGGGATTGACAGCGAAGGTGGCGGGGGCCCAGAGGGCCGGCAACCCGCGCCGGTCCTGGCGGCGTGGATCCGCGAGCTGCTCGGCGACGTGCAGTCCACGCAGGTGCGCAAGCTCGAACAGCTGCGCGCGCGGCTGGAAGGCCAGATCTTCTCCTGGGACAACTCGGAACTCGCGCGGTCGCTGCAGGCGCTGTACTCGGGCGGGCGCGAACTGCATTTCGCCGAGCTGCGCACGGGCTGGCTGCAGCGCATGCTGGGGCGGCACAAGCCGGCGTTCCAGCGCTTCGCCGCGGCGGTCGACCGCATGGACGGCAGCGTCGGCGGCGCAAAGGCGCAGGCCCTCGCGCTCGCGGCCAGCTTCAAGGACCACAACCAGGCGGCGCGGCGCGTGTTCGTCGAGCTCGACCTCGAATGCAAGGAGCTGGCGGCCGAACTGGACCAGGGCGTGACGTGGCTGCAGCAGATGTGCGAGGACATCAACGGGCAGCGCAAGGGCGGGGCCGCCGACCGCCAGCTCGCCACGCTCGCCGAACAGGCGCAGGCCTACACGCAGGACTTCAAGCGACTGCAGTCGATCAGCGCGCTGGTGCGCGACATCGGCGTGCGCGGCCAGGCCATCCTCGACCGCCGCAGCGCGCTGCTCGAGCAGGTGCGCGCCGAGATGGAATTCTTCGAGAAGCAGTGGAGCGTGAAGGTCGGCGACCTGGCCGCCGCCGTGCGCGCCGGCCACACCGGCCTGCCCGGCATCCCGAAGGCGATCGAGGCGCACGACGAGGCGATGAAACGCCTGGAGGCGGCGCTGGACGCCTGCGGCGCGCTGCAGGGCGAGGAGCAGTTCATGGACGAGCAGCTGGAAAGCCTGGGCGAGACCTTGCGGGAAGGCCGCGCGGCCTAGTCGAATTCGCAGTCGTGGCGGCGTCAGGCCACGACCACGAAGTCCGCGTTGTCGAAAGTGCCGCCCACCAGCGTGACCTTGGCGATGAGCGTGCGGTTCGCGGCGCTGCCCCCGTCGCTGTCGTAGTAGAGGTCCCCGTTGGCATCGAACACGATGTTCACCGCCCCGCCCACGGCGGCGCCGGCGCCCGTGCCGCTGGCCACCGATGCGAAATCGGCGGCCGCGAGCACCGCGCCCAGCGCGATGCCGCCGTACGTCCCCGCGGACAGCTCGATGCGATCGGCGCCGTTGGCGTCGAAGTCGCGCAGCCGGTCGACGTTGGCCGCGGCGCCGGGCGCCGTGTTGAACACGAAGGTGTCCGACCCGGTGCCGCCGACGAGGAAGTCGTTGCCCGCCGCGCCGAGCAGGCGGTCCGCGCCGTCGCCGGCCACGACCAGGTCGTCCCCGGTGCCGCCGTTGATCGTGTCGGCGCCGCCGTTGCCGAACAGCATGTCGTTGCCGTTCCCGCCGGTCAGCGCCTGGCCGAGCACCGACGAGGCGATGACGTCCTCCTGCCCGGTGCCGCCGAGCGTCGTGCCGATCCGGTAGGCCGTGGTGCCGATCGCGTAACCCTGGTACGTGCCGCCGTTGGTGAAAGTCACGCTCTCGATGGTGCCCGTCGAGTAGTGGTCCTTGATGACGATTTCCGTGCCGCCCGCCTTCACGACGAGGTCGTTTCCCACCTGTTCGAAGCCGAGCGTGCCGAGAGAAAGGCTGTCGGTCGGCGCCGTCGTGGCGACCTGCAGCGCGTCGTTGCCGCCGCCGCCATCGCTGATGCTGTCGTTGCCGTCC carries:
- a CDS encoding cellulase family glycosylhydrolase, which codes for MKLRRRDFNKATASAIAVAVTGCGGGGGGGEAPAPVAAGPAPAPAPAPAPAPAPAPGPAPAPAPVPAPAPAPTPAPAPAPTPAPPGALRMGANLAGMQAAMGNLRYGQGTQVNIDWAVPRRADVQWLAANGYNMNRLPIQWEMLQPVLFDTNINTATRAIVGNPGEFNATYQSYITSVLDAHAQAGIKCWIDLHNYCRYVDFVYQADGSVRGLVRPSVAGIYPYTSDSSQVITRIMATAPGATLRPAHFTDFWTRAARLWKDHPGFGGYGLINEPYNMPSPGSTVESGADGVQDLNIWPTFAKAAIDAIRAIDPATPIYLDSNYWSAAFTLGTNNPAWPIQGTNIIYDVHMYLDAFSTGQRFDYDVELSRGASVGVGNVPINADTGWLRLKSAVDFAAPRGMKLALGETGMPIDDPRWQEMFQRLTDYARSNGVEIYPWNGGSHWPLHNSPMHFVPGWHQNRTIEPAASGVLKRTANVRSATVFDDGPGYALAGTPVTITVYARGYVASPVTVSISSNNGGTLSASSITLPAGANPQATYTFTPAADRITTLSYAVSGGLNAPPPRKVYSLADPVAYSATNLAEAARAIVAKYAACKWEMADGYTDYLGGGSLAQAGQPVRAIADSGWGSSAGNAMEMLNWMNTDSASLANMPPAVMRVINGKRATDHTGWATSGFWCRKSAPIDVMQPNPKNVVPYTVGDAHFVLAAVSLNAPQDGLVFQASNAYTRAASQLMIAGGRPRATLTDYSGNTVTLTANNALAAGAPSVLTFASNVGAQRLRVDSAPAATGSTLIERSAFDQMMIGWGFSMFYPQQGFGGNVFGVITGRGAPSDAELQVMERYLMSMAG
- a CDS encoding ABC transporter permease, giving the protein MAAVFLKEFQQMMRDRLTFAMAVGVPILQLVLFGYAINTDPKGLPTALVAADSGPMAASVVATLQNTGYFRIVHAGVDEGEAERMLEEGRVQFLVVIPPQFSRRIVRGERPQMLVAVDATDPSASGNALAALAAATDRALERQLTGPLQRLAEKPGPFEVVVHKRYNPEGLSRYNIVPGLIGTILTMTMVMLTGLAMTRERERGTLENLLATPVRPSEVMVGKILPYVVLGYVQLGVILGAAALLFHVPLEGSFVLLMAMIGVFIVANLGVGFTFSTLARNQLQAMQMTFFFFLPSMLLSGFMFPFRGMPEWAQALGEVLPLTHFLRIVRGIMLKGNSLVELWPELWPMVLFMAVAAAVALKRYRQTLD